One stretch of Muribaculum intestinale DNA includes these proteins:
- a CDS encoding cell division protein FtsQ/DivIB: MKRTVRCIITLLLLVYVAVAVSWSHSRADEMMCRGLHIEVDDSKGSHFVTAREVAHELGNMAKSPSKRRLADINTDSMERLLNNIDKIESAVCTKLTDGTVNIEVTPMQPVARVFEGNHSYYINKDGKRISATARYHTDAPIIYGRFDSTMSAVDLLPLLRHISSDSAWSALITCVKADGPNNLILVPMIHGHVINIGDINDLPDKFKRIKRAYREILPVKGWNFYDTLSVKWKGQIVATRRAKKLHTAISAVDFEAEREAPDVGTMLVGDSVLISDNQSIKTVPAGKVKAIADTMPRPKLTLEKAAHGAAKKPAPKHSPQKNGKKNSKS, from the coding sequence ATGAAAAGAACAGTACGCTGCATAATCACCCTTCTACTGCTCGTCTACGTAGCGGTAGCCGTATCATGGTCGCACAGCCGCGCCGACGAGATGATGTGCCGCGGACTTCACATCGAGGTCGATGACTCCAAAGGCTCCCACTTCGTCACAGCCCGAGAGGTAGCCCACGAACTCGGCAATATGGCGAAAAGCCCGTCGAAGCGACGTCTGGCCGACATAAACACCGACAGCATGGAGCGACTGCTCAACAATATTGACAAAATCGAGAGCGCAGTATGCACCAAGCTCACCGATGGCACCGTCAACATCGAAGTGACACCCATGCAGCCTGTAGCCAGAGTATTCGAAGGCAATCACTCCTACTACATCAACAAGGACGGAAAGCGCATATCGGCTACGGCACGCTACCACACCGACGCGCCCATCATCTACGGACGCTTCGACTCGACTATGAGCGCCGTCGACCTGCTCCCGCTCCTGCGCCATATCAGCTCCGACTCGGCATGGTCGGCGCTGATTACATGTGTGAAAGCCGACGGACCGAACAATCTCATTCTCGTGCCCATGATTCACGGACATGTAATCAATATCGGTGACATAAACGACCTCCCCGACAAGTTCAAACGCATAAAAAGAGCCTATCGGGAGATACTTCCTGTAAAAGGCTGGAACTTTTATGACACCTTATCGGTTAAATGGAAGGGGCAGATTGTCGCGACGCGTCGCGCCAAGAAACTACACACTGCAATAAGCGCTGTGGATTTCGAGGCTGAACGCGAAGCTCCTGATGTCGGGACAATGCTTGTAGGCGACTCAGTGCTCATATCCGACAACCAGTCGATAAAGACAGTACCGGCCGGCAAAGTGAAAGCCATAGCCGACACAATGCCCCGACCGAAGCTCACACTTGAAAAGGCCGCACACGGAGCCGCCAAAAAACCGGCTCCAAAGCACTCGCCACAAAAAAACGGAAAAAAGAACAGCAAATCCTGA
- the ftsA gene encoding cell division protein FtsA, translated as MEPTYIAAIEIGSSHIRAAVGRVDETGTLSVLGVEEECAIDAVRYGAVQNVEEVSNRISKLKLKLENHQTIHPRKIKAVYVALGGRSTMGASATVERAYNEETEITADVLRQLNDEARAQAFSDRTVVQVLPRQFIVDNMDIANPRGTFGRDIHAEFNLITCKPMVQKNLVRAISDRQQLAIKGILVRQTALAALVLSSDEKKLGCMLVDFGAETTTVSIYKNGFLTYFATLPIGSRCITRDIMTLGYTEEKAEEIKRNIGDAINAEPAIRKHDFDGDPAEVNNYVRARAGEIAANIIEQPKYAGLSLTNDLPAGIILVGGGSRLRGFPQLLQSQQSNVKVRLGSLPPEIRISDPRLQSIDTLDVISILNIAARVPQECTEMPEPTVAVDSAYDEEDGPGINPKKNREKKKEKNKGNGGSSIDRIMGRLSKWFQEPDDNDE; from the coding sequence ATGGAACCGACATATATCGCAGCAATCGAGATAGGAAGCTCACACATCCGCGCCGCAGTAGGCCGAGTAGACGAGACCGGAACACTCTCCGTGCTTGGCGTTGAAGAGGAATGCGCTATCGACGCCGTACGCTACGGAGCGGTACAGAACGTCGAGGAGGTAAGCAACCGCATCAGCAAGCTCAAACTCAAGCTCGAAAACCACCAGACAATACATCCACGCAAGATAAAGGCAGTATACGTGGCCCTGGGCGGACGCTCTACAATGGGGGCGTCGGCCACTGTGGAGCGCGCCTACAACGAGGAGACCGAGATTACGGCCGATGTACTCCGACAGCTCAACGACGAGGCACGCGCGCAGGCATTCTCCGACCGCACGGTCGTGCAGGTGCTCCCGCGCCAGTTTATCGTCGACAATATGGACATCGCCAACCCCCGAGGCACATTCGGACGCGACATCCACGCCGAGTTCAACCTAATCACCTGCAAGCCGATGGTGCAGAAAAATCTCGTGAGAGCCATCTCCGACCGCCAGCAGCTGGCCATAAAGGGGATACTCGTGCGCCAGACCGCACTCGCCGCTCTTGTACTCTCTTCCGACGAAAAGAAACTCGGATGCATGCTCGTCGACTTCGGTGCGGAGACCACCACCGTAAGCATCTACAAAAACGGATTCCTGACCTACTTCGCCACCCTGCCGATCGGCTCGCGCTGCATCACACGCGACATAATGACCCTCGGCTACACCGAAGAAAAAGCCGAGGAAATCAAGCGCAATATCGGCGACGCCATAAACGCCGAGCCGGCCATACGCAAGCACGACTTCGACGGCGACCCAGCAGAGGTCAACAATTATGTGCGCGCACGCGCCGGAGAGATTGCGGCCAACATCATCGAGCAGCCAAAATATGCCGGACTGTCACTCACCAACGACCTCCCGGCAGGAATCATACTCGTAGGCGGCGGCTCGCGTCTGCGCGGATTCCCACAGCTGCTTCAGTCGCAGCAGAGCAATGTAAAGGTGCGCCTCGGCAGCCTGCCTCCCGAAATACGCATCTCCGACCCGCGGCTCCAGAGCATCGACACCCTGGATGTTATATCGATTCTCAACATCGCGGCCAGAGTGCCACAGGAGTGCACCGAAATGCCCGAGCCTACAGTAGCTGTCGATTCGGCCTACGACGAAGAGGACGGTCCCGGCATCAACCCCAAAAAGAACCGCGAGAAGAAAAAGGAGAAAAACAAAGGCAACGGAGGCTCGTCGATCGACCGCATCATGGGGCGCCTCAG
- the murG gene encoding undecaprenyldiphospho-muramoylpentapeptide beta-N-acetylglucosaminyltransferase, which yields MKVLISGGGTGGHIFPALSIANALRRRMPDVEILFVGAEGRMEMERVPAAGYKIVGLPVSGFDRKRLWRNFGVLMRLWRSMRMAKKILREFRPDIAVGVGGYASGPMLKEAQKHGIPTLIQEQNSYAGVTNKLLAAKAEAICTAYPGMERFFPSGKILLTGNPVRSAITEAAAISRSEACSELGVPSDRPVVLVVGGSLGARTVNEAVAASLDAARKAGAFILWQTGKYYAEQCAAIAAGHENTVKAVPFISRMDLAYRAADIVVSRAGAGTISELQILGKSAILIPSPNVAEDHQRKNAEALASRDAAVMILDSEACRELPSALTSLLDNPDALGRLGQNAAKMALHNADDKIVDRIISIVADRK from the coding sequence ATGAAAGTACTTATAAGCGGAGGTGGCACAGGAGGCCACATTTTTCCCGCACTGTCAATAGCCAATGCATTGCGCCGGCGGATGCCCGACGTCGAGATATTGTTTGTCGGAGCCGAAGGACGCATGGAGATGGAGCGCGTTCCGGCTGCCGGATATAAGATTGTCGGACTCCCCGTAAGCGGATTCGACCGCAAGCGCCTGTGGCGCAATTTCGGCGTGCTCATGCGCCTGTGGCGCTCGATGCGTATGGCAAAAAAAATATTGCGCGAATTCCGTCCCGACATAGCCGTGGGCGTAGGCGGATATGCCAGCGGACCGATGCTCAAGGAAGCGCAGAAGCATGGCATACCCACCCTCATACAGGAGCAGAATTCATATGCAGGAGTCACCAACAAACTGCTTGCCGCCAAGGCTGAAGCCATATGCACCGCATATCCTGGAATGGAACGTTTCTTCCCATCCGGCAAGATATTGCTTACGGGCAACCCTGTGCGCTCGGCCATCACCGAAGCCGCGGCCATAAGCCGTAGCGAGGCATGCAGCGAACTCGGAGTGCCTTCCGACAGACCTGTCGTGCTCGTAGTGGGAGGCTCACTCGGGGCGCGCACTGTCAATGAAGCTGTGGCAGCATCGCTCGACGCAGCCCGTAAAGCCGGGGCGTTCATACTGTGGCAGACAGGTAAATACTATGCCGAACAGTGTGCCGCCATAGCCGCCGGGCATGAAAACACGGTAAAAGCCGTGCCGTTCATCTCAAGGATGGATCTCGCCTACCGCGCCGCCGACATCGTAGTTTCGCGCGCCGGCGCCGGCACCATATCCGAACTCCAGATACTCGGCAAGAGCGCAATCCTTATTCCATCGCCCAATGTGGCGGAGGACCATCAGCGTAAAAACGCCGAGGCTCTCGCCTCGCGCGATGCCGCGGTGATGATTCTCGACTCGGAGGCATGCCGTGAACTACCTTCCGCGCTTACATCGCTCCTTGACAATCCCGATGCACTCGGACGACTCGGACAAAACGCAGCAAAGATGGCGCTCCACAATGCCGACGATAAGATTGTCGACCGTATTATTTCTATTGTAGCAGACAGAAAATGA
- a CDS encoding UDP-N-acetylmuramoyl-L-alanyl-D-glutamate--2,6-diaminopimelate ligase has protein sequence MKALSQLLSAIPVIEVIGSDDKQITDVVSDSRRVTTGSLFVAVRGTQVDGHTFIPLLQYSGVAAIVCEELPEFLETSITYIRVANSAVALGHLASEWYDNPSRQLKLVGVTGTNGKTTTATLIYEMARLMGYKAGLLSTVCNYIDTEAVPTSQTTPDPLTINALLRRMVDNGCLYASMEVSSHAAHQHRIAGLHFTGGIFTNLTRDHLDYHKTVEAYLQAKKSFFDDLPSTAFALTNADDKTGQVMLQNTLAKKYTYSLRTQADFVGRVIESRLDGTSMSFNGREVEVLFTGRFNAYNLTAVYAASVLIGWPVEQVLVAMSRLVPVAGRFQAFHSPKGFTAIVDYAHTPDAVVNVLQAIREVVGTRGSIITVVGAGGNRDKGKRPIMAKEAALRSDRLILTSDNPRNEEPADIIRDMEEGLDIEGRKKTLSIADRREAIRTAAAIAQPGDVILIAGKGHEDYQEIKGVKHHFDDREVVKEFLL, from the coding sequence ATGAAAGCCCTTTCACAACTCCTTTCCGCAATTCCGGTGATTGAAGTCATCGGTTCGGACGACAAGCAGATAACCGACGTCGTAAGCGACTCCCGACGTGTGACCACCGGCTCACTGTTCGTGGCCGTACGCGGCACACAGGTCGACGGACACACCTTTATTCCTCTGCTCCAGTATAGCGGGGTAGCCGCTATCGTATGCGAGGAACTGCCGGAGTTTCTCGAGACATCGATTACATATATAAGAGTGGCAAACTCAGCCGTGGCTTTGGGGCATCTCGCATCGGAATGGTACGACAATCCCTCGCGCCAACTGAAGCTCGTCGGTGTCACAGGCACCAACGGCAAGACCACAACAGCCACACTAATCTACGAGATGGCCCGACTGATGGGCTACAAGGCCGGACTTCTCTCCACCGTGTGCAACTACATCGACACAGAAGCAGTGCCCACAAGCCAGACCACTCCCGACCCGCTCACAATCAACGCCCTGCTGCGCCGCATGGTCGACAACGGATGCCTATACGCCTCTATGGAGGTAAGCTCCCACGCCGCCCACCAGCACCGCATCGCCGGACTACACTTTACCGGAGGCATATTCACCAATCTCACCCGCGACCATCTCGACTACCATAAAACAGTCGAGGCATATCTTCAGGCAAAAAAATCGTTCTTCGACGACCTGCCGTCGACAGCATTTGCCCTCACCAACGCCGACGACAAGACAGGCCAGGTAATGCTCCAGAACACTCTCGCAAAAAAATACACATACTCGCTGCGCACACAGGCCGACTTCGTAGGCCGCGTAATCGAAAGCCGACTCGACGGCACATCGATGTCATTCAACGGACGCGAGGTCGAGGTGCTGTTCACCGGACGCTTCAACGCCTACAACCTGACTGCTGTCTATGCCGCATCTGTGCTTATAGGCTGGCCCGTCGAGCAGGTACTTGTAGCCATGAGCCGCCTCGTGCCCGTCGCCGGACGCTTCCAGGCATTCCACTCACCCAAGGGATTCACAGCAATTGTCGACTACGCGCATACTCCCGATGCCGTTGTCAACGTACTCCAGGCCATACGCGAGGTAGTGGGCACACGGGGCTCAATCATCACCGTAGTCGGTGCCGGAGGAAACCGCGACAAAGGCAAACGTCCCATCATGGCAAAAGAAGCCGCTCTGCGCAGCGACCGGCTCATACTTACCTCAGACAACCCGCGCAACGAGGAACCCGCCGACATAATCCGCGACATGGAGGAGGGACTCGACATCGAAGGACGCAAAAAGACCCTGAGCATTGCCGACCGCAGGGAAGCGATACGCACGGCGGCAGCCATAGCACAGCCGGGCGATGTAATCCTTATCGCCGGCAAGGGACATGAGGACTATCAGGAAATCAAAGGTGTGAAACATCACTTCGACGACCGCGAGGTAGTGAAAGAGTTCCTTCTGTAA
- the mraY gene encoding phospho-N-acetylmuramoyl-pentapeptide-transferase gives MIYYLFQWLDDFGVPGARLMDYITFRSGCALVLSLFIAVIFGRKIIDRLQMMQVGEIIRDLGLEGQMKKTGTPTMGGVIIIIAILVPCLLVGNIGNVYMALMLIATLWLGVLGGLDDYIKVHRHDKDGLKGKFKIVGQIGLGLMVGLTMVFSPDIVMRENVEMRNVENSEVVIEYVQEDVKTPQTTIPFVKNNNFDYSWLTSWMGRGATAGGWILFVLVVIFVVTATSNGANLTDGLDGLATGTSAIIGTALAIMAYLGANIIYSSYLNIMYIPGSEELVVYMAAFIGALVGFLWYNAYPAQVFMGDTGSLTIGGIIAVFAILIRKELLLPILCAIFFVEDLSVIIQVAYFKITKKRYGEGRRVFKMTPLHHHFQKQGGIVTALIQKPMQAIPESKIVTRFWIVGIMLAVITFVTLKIR, from the coding sequence GTGATATACTATCTTTTCCAGTGGCTTGACGATTTCGGCGTGCCGGGTGCGCGCCTGATGGACTACATAACCTTCCGCAGCGGATGCGCGCTGGTGCTGTCGCTATTTATCGCCGTGATATTCGGCCGCAAAATAATCGACCGACTGCAGATGATGCAGGTAGGCGAAATAATTCGCGATCTCGGGCTCGAAGGCCAGATGAAGAAGACCGGAACCCCTACAATGGGCGGTGTCATCATCATCATCGCCATCCTCGTGCCCTGTCTGCTCGTTGGCAACATAGGCAACGTATACATGGCCCTGATGCTGATTGCCACATTATGGCTCGGGGTGCTCGGAGGCCTTGACGACTATATAAAGGTCCACCGCCACGACAAGGACGGACTCAAAGGCAAGTTCAAGATTGTAGGCCAGATTGGCCTCGGACTTATGGTAGGCCTGACGATGGTGTTCAGTCCCGACATCGTAATGCGCGAGAATGTCGAGATGCGCAATGTCGAGAACAGTGAAGTGGTGATAGAGTATGTCCAGGAAGATGTAAAGACACCTCAGACCACCATCCCGTTTGTCAAAAACAACAATTTCGACTACTCATGGCTCACATCATGGATGGGACGCGGCGCCACAGCCGGCGGATGGATACTCTTCGTGCTCGTGGTGATATTCGTAGTCACAGCCACATCCAACGGTGCCAATCTGACCGACGGACTCGACGGGCTTGCCACAGGCACATCGGCCATCATCGGCACAGCGCTCGCCATAATGGCTTATCTCGGAGCCAATATCATATACTCCTCCTACCTTAATATAATGTATATCCCAGGCTCCGAGGAACTGGTGGTATACATGGCCGCATTCATAGGCGCTCTCGTAGGATTCCTCTGGTACAATGCATATCCCGCACAGGTATTCATGGGCGACACCGGAAGCCTCACCATCGGAGGCATTATCGCCGTATTCGCAATTCTCATCCGCAAGGAACTGCTCCTCCCGATATTATGCGCGATATTCTTCGTCGAGGATCTCTCGGTGATTATCCAGGTAGCATACTTCAAGATTACAAAGAAACGCTATGGCGAAGGGCGAAGGGTATTCAAAATGACACCTCTCCACCACCACTTCCAGAAACAGGGTGGTATCGTCACCGCGCTCATACAGAAACCGATGCAGGCTATTCCGGAGTCGAAAATCGTGACGCGGTTCTGGATTGTGGGCATAATGCTCGCTGTAATCACATTTGTCACTCTCAAAATACGATAA
- a CDS encoding UDP-N-acetylmuramate--L-alanine ligase encodes MIKKKIYFAGAGGIGMAALERYFLSKGMRVAGYDRTPSDLTSALNDEGVEITFDESVEAIPADFRGCPDEVTVVYTPALPDSHPQLTYFRDNGYEVIKRAAVLGAITRDSKGLCFSGTHGKTTTSSMAAHLMHTCGIGSNAFLGGVLRGYGSNLMLSATSPYSVIEADEFDRSFHHLSPYVAVVTATDPDHLDIYGTEEAYLESFAHFTELIKSGGKLLLHTGLKLKPRQSPGVEVYTYSRDEGDFHAANIRRAEGHLSFDLVAPGRTISGIDLGVPVDINIENAIAAIGACLLTGEDISDDNIRKAMATFQGAKRRFEFWLREPGRAIIDDYAHHPDELRASITSVKALYPGRRLTVAFQPHLYSRTRDFAPQFAEALSMADSVILLDIYPAREEPIEGVTSKIIFDRISTPDKIMISKENLTETIKSRNFEILLTAGAGDICASLPAIVDAVGHKG; translated from the coding sequence ATGATTAAGAAAAAGATATATTTCGCCGGAGCCGGAGGTATCGGAATGGCCGCGCTCGAACGTTATTTCCTTTCAAAAGGGATGCGTGTGGCCGGCTATGACCGCACACCCTCCGACCTCACCAGTGCCCTAAACGATGAAGGTGTCGAGATTACTTTCGACGAATCGGTCGAGGCTATCCCGGCCGACTTCCGTGGCTGTCCCGACGAAGTGACCGTAGTCTACACTCCCGCACTACCCGACTCACATCCGCAGCTCACCTACTTCCGCGACAACGGGTATGAGGTTATCAAGCGCGCGGCAGTGCTCGGCGCCATAACCCGCGACTCCAAAGGTCTCTGCTTTTCCGGCACCCACGGCAAGACTACCACCTCGTCGATGGCCGCCCACCTGATGCACACATGCGGCATAGGCTCCAACGCATTCCTCGGAGGGGTGTTGCGCGGCTATGGGAGCAACCTTATGCTAAGCGCCACATCGCCCTACTCTGTCATCGAGGCCGATGAGTTCGACCGCTCGTTCCACCATCTTTCGCCCTACGTGGCCGTAGTCACCGCCACCGACCCCGACCATCTCGACATATACGGCACCGAAGAGGCTTATCTCGAAAGTTTCGCCCACTTCACCGAGCTGATAAAGTCCGGCGGAAAGCTGCTGCTCCACACCGGGCTGAAGCTAAAGCCCCGGCAGAGTCCCGGAGTGGAAGTGTACACCTACTCCCGCGACGAGGGCGACTTCCATGCCGCCAACATACGCCGCGCAGAGGGCCACCTGTCGTTTGACCTCGTGGCTCCCGGTCGCACAATCTCCGGCATTGACCTCGGTGTACCCGTAGACATCAATATCGAAAATGCTATCGCTGCTATCGGCGCATGCCTCCTCACAGGAGAGGATATCTCCGATGACAACATACGCAAAGCCATGGCTACATTCCAGGGCGCGAAACGCCGCTTCGAATTCTGGCTGCGAGAGCCGGGACGGGCAATAATCGATGATTACGCGCACCATCCCGACGAACTGCGGGCATCGATTACCTCGGTCAAGGCACTATATCCCGGACGCCGGCTTACCGTGGCATTCCAGCCCCACCTCTATTCACGCACACGCGATTTCGCACCGCAGTTTGCCGAGGCCCTTTCTATGGCCGACTCCGTAATCCTGCTCGACATATATCCGGCACGTGAAGAACCTATCGAGGGGGTAACATCAAAAATCATATTCGACCGTATCTCCACTCCCGACAAAATAATGATTTCTAAAGAGAATTTGACAGAAACAATAAAAAGTCGTAACTTTGAGATATTATTGACCGCCGGGGCCGGCGACATATGCGCCAGCCTTCCCGCAATCGTCGATGCTGTCGGCCATAAAGGCTGA
- a CDS encoding FtsW/RodA/SpoVE family cell cycle protein, whose product MILDNNTTTTESTPFGNIAAAATKAIPSSTASTFRRHGDKYIWGVYIALCIISIIELYSASSREVASAGVYGPIVRHLSMLLAGFGIVWTLERMHYKWFYALAYVFVGFSVLLMIYITFFGDIINGARRSVTIGPLALQGAEFIKMSAVLAIAKIMGTSQKAKSIGVETRAVVISGIVIAIFCGLLLPQGLTNTILLTGIAAAMILIGGTEWKKVLALGAVFAFLMGCVVAYKFLGSSHDKNSELTEAVAQTGGTESVAGAREGTWAKRLDRFFGDSIPKYEMEITAENRQEMLSYMAQANGGLFGVFPGNSRETARLPLAFSDYIYAIILEDIGFIGGTLLLGLYLTLLARAGMIAQRCHRAFPVILLMGLAVMIVLQALFHMAITTGTFPVSGQPLPLISKGGTSILITSIAFGMMLSVSRTAVQNGTSQQIKEELNALPEELRASNPVELR is encoded by the coding sequence ATGATACTCGACAACAATACTACGACAACCGAATCAACCCCTTTCGGCAATATAGCCGCCGCAGCTACCAAGGCCATACCATCGTCTACGGCCTCCACATTCCGCCGCCACGGCGACAAATACATATGGGGCGTATACATCGCTCTCTGTATAATCTCTATCATCGAGCTGTACAGTGCCTCGTCGCGTGAGGTGGCGTCGGCCGGCGTCTATGGCCCTATCGTGCGACATCTGAGCATGCTCCTCGCCGGCTTTGGCATAGTGTGGACTCTTGAGAGAATGCACTACAAGTGGTTCTATGCACTGGCCTACGTTTTCGTAGGCTTCTCCGTGCTGCTGATGATATACATCACATTCTTCGGCGATATCATCAACGGCGCGCGGCGCAGTGTGACAATCGGACCACTCGCCCTGCAGGGAGCCGAATTCATCAAGATGTCGGCCGTTCTGGCCATAGCAAAGATAATGGGCACATCACAGAAAGCCAAGAGTATAGGCGTGGAGACACGCGCCGTGGTCATCTCTGGTATAGTCATCGCCATATTCTGCGGGCTCCTCCTCCCTCAGGGGCTCACCAACACGATTCTGCTCACAGGCATAGCAGCAGCCATGATACTCATAGGCGGCACAGAGTGGAAAAAAGTGCTTGCGCTCGGAGCCGTATTCGCGTTTCTTATGGGATGCGTGGTGGCATACAAGTTTCTCGGCTCCTCCCACGACAAGAATTCCGAGCTGACAGAGGCCGTCGCTCAGACCGGAGGCACAGAGAGCGTGGCCGGAGCACGCGAGGGCACATGGGCAAAGCGCCTCGACCGATTCTTCGGCGATTCCATACCCAAATACGAAATGGAGATTACAGCCGAGAATCGCCAGGAGATGCTCTCCTACATGGCACAGGCCAACGGCGGACTTTTTGGAGTGTTTCCCGGCAACTCGCGCGAGACAGCACGTCTGCCGCTCGCATTCTCCGACTATATCTATGCCATCATACTTGAGGACATCGGATTTATCGGCGGAACACTGCTGCTCGGACTTTATCTCACATTGCTTGCCCGAGCGGGAATGATAGCACAGAGGTGCCACCGCGCGTTCCCCGTAATCCTGCTGATGGGGCTGGCGGTAATGATAGTGTTGCAGGCCCTCTTCCATATGGCTATCACTACCGGCACCTTCCCGGTGTCGGGACAGCCGTTGCCGCTCATATCCAAGGGGGGCACCTCGATTCTCATAACATCAATAGCATTCGGCATGATGCTCAGCGTAAGCCGTACAGCCGTGCAGAACGGCACATCGCAGCAGATAAAGGAGGAGCTCAACGCACTTCCCGAAGAACTTCGTGCCAGCAATCCGGTAGAATTGCGATAA
- the murD gene encoding UDP-N-acetylmuramoyl-L-alanine--D-glutamate ligase, whose translation MTDNSITHRKRLVVLGGGESGVGAAILGKEKGMDVFLSDYGNIPQRYAAQLEEENIPFEQGGHSEHLILNADEVVKSPGIPPTAPIMVKIAEKGIPVISEIEFAGRYTDAKMVCITGSNGKTTTTLLTYHILREAGINVGLAGNVGRSLALQVAREHHDVYVIELSSFQLENMYDFKANIAVMLNITPDHLDRYDYKMQNYINAKFRIIRNQTPEDAFIFWQDDPVIEAQLRQITIEAAKYPFSEHMEEEAAAYVDTLDNLIINTPRTSLEMPRKDLSLHGLHNLYNSMAAGLSACLLNIRKEDIRRALEDFEGVEHRLEFVADIDGVRYINDSKATNVNSCWYALESMPPGGNVILILGGKDKGNDYSEIEPLVRDKVKAIVAMGLHNEKIVEFFGGKVPVIRDTHSLQDAVDACAALATAGDTVLLSPCCASFDLFQSYEDRGRRFKNAVKALKK comes from the coding sequence ATGACAGACAACTCAATAACACACCGCAAGCGCCTGGTAGTACTCGGAGGCGGAGAGAGCGGAGTCGGAGCCGCCATCCTCGGAAAGGAAAAGGGGATGGACGTGTTTCTCTCCGACTACGGAAATATCCCCCAACGCTACGCCGCGCAGCTTGAAGAGGAAAACATACCGTTCGAACAGGGCGGACACTCCGAGCATCTCATACTCAACGCCGACGAGGTGGTAAAAAGCCCCGGCATCCCCCCTACTGCCCCCATAATGGTAAAAATCGCGGAAAAAGGGATACCGGTAATATCGGAAATCGAGTTCGCCGGACGCTACACCGACGCCAAGATGGTATGTATCACAGGCTCTAACGGAAAGACCACTACAACACTGCTGACATACCACATATTGCGTGAGGCCGGTATAAATGTCGGACTCGCCGGCAACGTAGGCCGTAGCCTCGCCCTGCAGGTTGCGCGCGAGCACCACGACGTCTATGTCATCGAGCTAAGTTCATTCCAGCTCGAAAATATGTACGACTTCAAAGCCAACATCGCCGTGATGCTCAACATCACTCCCGACCATCTCGACCGCTACGACTACAAGATGCAGAACTATATCAACGCCAAGTTCCGCATCATCCGCAACCAGACACCTGAGGACGCGTTTATTTTCTGGCAGGACGACCCCGTAATCGAGGCCCAGCTTCGCCAAATTACCATAGAAGCCGCCAAATACCCTTTCAGCGAGCATATGGAAGAAGAGGCCGCCGCATATGTCGACACTCTCGACAACCTCATCATCAACACTCCGCGCACATCCCTTGAAATGCCGCGCAAAGACCTTTCGCTCCACGGTCTGCACAATCTGTACAATTCCATGGCTGCCGGACTGTCGGCATGTCTGCTCAACATCCGGAAAGAGGATATACGCCGCGCGCTCGAAGACTTCGAGGGCGTAGAGCACCGTCTGGAATTTGTAGCCGATATAGATGGCGTGCGCTACATCAACGACTCCAAAGCCACCAACGTCAACTCATGCTGGTATGCCCTCGAAAGCATGCCACCCGGAGGCAACGTAATCCTTATCCTCGGCGGAAAAGACAAAGGCAACGATTACTCCGAAATCGAGCCGCTCGTGCGCGACAAGGTCAAGGCAATCGTGGCAATGGGTCTCCACAACGAGAAAATCGTGGAATTCTTCGGAGGCAAAGTGCCGGTAATCCGCGACACACACTCGCTACAGGATGCTGTCGACGCATGCGCCGCGCTGGCAACCGCCGGCGACACCGTGCTCCTTTCGCCATGTTGCGCCAGCTTCGACCTGTTCCAGAGCTACGAGGACCGCGGACGTCGGTTCAAAAATGCGGTAAAAGCTCTGAAGAAATAA